The genomic segment GTTAATGGTTTTACTTTGTAAACTTCTTTTTTTTCTTTCATAAAAATAGCCTCCTATGATTTTTAATATTCTATCATAGAAGACTATATTTTTTAACAATTTACAGACTTTTTTCTACACTCTCAAAAATACTACTGCAATTAATTTTGCAATAGCATTTTTTATTGTTATATTATTTTATTATAATTGTCCACCTTCAACAACTATTGAATCTGGGTTAGCAGAATCTCCATAAACTGGTTCAAGAGTTGCTTTATATGCTTCGTGGAAGAAATTTTCTTTTCCTAATTCTTTGATTTCATTATTTATCCAATCTAATAAGTCTGTATTTCCTTTTTGAACTGCGACAGCTATAGTATCAACATCTCCTAATGAATCAATTCCAACAGTAAATCCTGGGTTAGCTTTTGCCCAAGCTAGAACTTCTGTATTATCAGTTGAGAAAGCATCTCCTCTACCATCTAATAAAGCATTGTAAGCATCTGTATAAGAATCATATTTTTGTAATTTTATTTCTGGGTGATTCTTTGAGAAATAATATTCAGCAGTAGTTCCTTTACTTACTATTAAAGTTTTATCTTTTAGTTCATCAACACTTTTAATAACTGCACCATCTGGAGAAACAACTCCTAATGATACTTTCATATATGGCAAGCTAAAATCAACCTTTTCTGCTCG from the Fusobacterium simiae genome contains:
- a CDS encoding transporter substrate-binding domain-containing protein, whose product is MKIWKKILKLVTVGVAVFALAACGNKTEETKTDAQGTTTTAKARTVQEIKDSGVIRIGVFTDKAPFGYVDENGKNQGFDIYFTDRIAKDLGVNVEYISLDPASRVEYAETGKADIVAANFTVTPERAEKVDFSLPYMKVSLGVVSPDGAVIKSVDELKDKTLIVSKGTTAEYYFSKNHPEIKLQKYDSYTDAYNALLDGRGDAFSTDNTEVLAWAKANPGFTVGIDSLGDVDTIAVAVQKGNTDLLDWINNEIKELGKENFFHEAYKATLEPVYGDSANPDSIVVEGGQL